Proteins from one Flammeovirgaceae bacterium genomic window:
- the rplV gene encoding 50S ribosomal protein L22, whose protein sequence is MEETTKKTKRSVAKRAKLEAVKEAAKSGPATAYLRDVPSSPRKMRLVADMIRGVRVNHALNLLKYEAKHPSQKLEKLLLSAISNWSVKNADQKLEEADLFVKEIFVDGGRQLKRLRPAPQGRAHRIRKRSNHVTLVVDSMNPVVEKPKAKEAEEKKPKAKATKKPAKKAAKKKSTKKETKQ, encoded by the coding sequence ATGGAAGAAACAACAAAAAAGACAAAAAGATCAGTGGCCAAGCGGGCCAAACTGGAGGCCGTAAAAGAGGCCGCCAAAAGTGGCCCTGCAACAGCCTACCTGAGGGATGTGCCTTCCTCCCCCCGGAAGATGAGGTTGGTGGCGGATATGATCAGGGGCGTTAGGGTAAACCACGCCCTCAACTTGTTGAAGTACGAGGCAAAGCACCCCTCCCAAAAATTGGAGAAGTTGTTGTTGTCCGCGATCAGCAATTGGTCGGTAAAAAACGCGGACCAGAAGTTGGAAGAGGCGGACCTGTTTGTAAAGGAAATATTTGTGGATGGTGGCCGCCAGCTCAAGCGGTTGAGGCCAGCGCCACAGGGCCGTGCCCACAGGATCAGGAAAAGGTCAAACCATGTGACATTAGTGGTTGACAGCATGAACCCTGTGGTGGAAAAACCGAAGGCAAAGGAGGCGGAAGAAAAGAAGCCCAAAGCCAAGGCCACCAAAAAGCCTGCAAAAAAGGCGGCCAAGAAAAAGTCAACGAAAAAGGAAACAAAGCAATAA
- the rpsS gene encoding 30S ribosomal protein S19 has protein sequence MGRSIKKGPYLDARLLKKVQAMEQSGKKSVIKTWSRRSTITPDLIGHTLAVHNGNKFIPVYVTENMVGHKLGEFSPTRVFKGHSGNRKD, from the coding sequence ATGGGAAGGTCAATAAAAAAAGGTCCGTACCTGGATGCCCGTCTGTTGAAGAAAGTGCAGGCCATGGAGCAATCTGGAAAGAAATCGGTGATCAAGACCTGGTCAAGAAGGTCGACCATCACCCCGGATTTAATAGGGCATACGCTAGCCGTCCACAATGGGAATAAGTTCATTCCCGTGTACGTCACCGAAAACATGGTGGGGCATAAGCTGGGGGAGTTCTCCCCTACACGTGTGTTCAAAGGACATTCAGGAAATAGAAAAGATTAA
- the rplB gene encoding 50S ribosomal protein L2 produces the protein MAVKKLKPMTAGSRHRIAPSFDDITESRPEKSLVVSIKKSGGRNNKGRMTMRYIGGGHKQKLRLIDFKRNKFDIPATVKSIEYDPTRSARVAKLYYADGFKAYILAPQGLAVGQTVISGESVPPEVGNALPLSKIPVGTIIHNVELKPGKGAAIARSAGVFIQLVAREGAYATLKMPSGEMRNVLVNCMATIGAVSNPDHMNVSQGKAGRNRWRGIRPRTRAVAMNPVDHPMGGGEGRASGGHPRSRNGMIAKGKKTRSPKKYSDRLIIVRRKK, from the coding sequence ATGGCGGTAAAAAAACTAAAACCAATGACGGCAGGAAGCAGGCACCGCATAGCGCCCAGCTTTGACGATATTACGGAAAGCCGTCCTGAGAAATCATTGGTGGTATCCATAAAGAAGAGTGGGGGCCGGAACAACAAGGGCCGGATGACCATGCGCTACATAGGTGGGGGCCACAAGCAGAAGCTTCGCCTTATCGATTTCAAAAGGAACAAATTCGATATTCCCGCCACAGTAAAATCCATTGAATACGACCCTACCCGCTCGGCACGGGTGGCCAAATTATATTATGCGGATGGTTTTAAGGCTTACATATTGGCCCCCCAGGGGCTTGCCGTAGGCCAAACCGTCATTTCAGGCGAGTCCGTTCCCCCTGAAGTGGGCAACGCCCTGCCATTGAGCAAGATCCCGGTGGGTACCATCATCCACAATGTGGAGCTGAAACCCGGCAAAGGGGCGGCCATAGCCAGGAGCGCAGGGGTGTTCATCCAGTTGGTGGCGCGTGAAGGGGCTTATGCCACTCTAAAAATGCCCTCTGGCGAGATGAGGAACGTGCTGGTGAACTGCATGGCCACGATTGGGGCGGTATCCAACCCGGATCACATGAACGTAAGCCAGGGCAAGGCAGGCCGCAACCGCTGGCGGGGCATTCGCCCCCGCACCAGGGCCGTGGCCATGAACCCGGTTGACCACCCGATGGGCGGTGGTGAAGGAAGGGCTAGCGGTGGCCATCCAAGGTCGCGCAATGGCATGATAGCGAAGGGCAAAAAGACCCGTTCGCCCAAGAAGTATTCAGATCGTCTAATCATTGTAAGAAGGAAGAAATAA
- the rplW gene encoding 50S ribosomal protein L23: MSILKKPLVTEKVSALNEKGKYGFLVDRNANKIEIKEAVEKIYGVNVKMVNTMNVMGKYKSRYTKAGVLSGRMPSYKKAIVTVAEGEVIDFYSNV; this comes from the coding sequence ATGAGCATTTTAAAAAAACCCCTGGTTACTGAAAAAGTCTCTGCCCTTAACGAGAAAGGGAAATATGGATTTTTGGTGGACCGCAATGCCAACAAAATAGAGATAAAGGAGGCAGTGGAGAAGATCTACGGTGTAAACGTGAAGATGGTAAATACCATGAACGTGATGGGAAAGTACAAGTCGCGCTACACCAAGGCAGGTGTGCTTTCCGGCCGGATGCCGAGCTACAAAAAGGCGATCGTGACGGTGGCCGAAGGGGAAGTAATTGATTTTTATAGCAACGTTTAA
- the rplD gene encoding 50S ribosomal protein L4 yields the protein MDVAVVKYSGEDTGRKVSLASDIFGIEPNDHAIYLDVKNILANKRQGTAKSKQRAEIKGSSKKLKKQKGTGGARAGNIKNPLYRGGGRVFGPQPRDYSFKLNKKVKDLARKSALAYKAKGNAISVLEDFDFEAPKTKQYLSMLGALSMADKKTLLVLGENKKNIVLSGRNIKNSKVVTASQLNTYDLMNADRLILLESGMEMIGNILNKQ from the coding sequence ATGGACGTAGCGGTTGTAAAATACAGCGGTGAAGACACCGGTCGCAAAGTGAGCCTCGCCTCCGATATATTCGGGATAGAGCCCAACGATCACGCCATTTATTTGGATGTGAAAAACATCCTGGCCAACAAGCGTCAGGGTACGGCCAAATCCAAGCAGCGTGCGGAAATAAAAGGTTCCTCCAAGAAGCTGAAGAAGCAAAAAGGGACGGGTGGCGCCCGGGCGGGCAATATCAAAAACCCTTTGTACCGCGGAGGCGGACGGGTGTTTGGCCCACAGCCCAGGGACTATTCATTCAAGCTCAACAAGAAGGTGAAAGACCTTGCCCGCAAGTCGGCATTGGCATACAAGGCAAAAGGCAATGCCATATCCGTGTTGGAAGACTTTGACTTCGAAGCACCCAAGACAAAGCAATACCTTTCGATGTTGGGCGCCCTTTCAATGGCCGACAAAAAGACGTTGTTGGTGTTGGGGGAAAACAAGAAAAACATTGTGCTTTCCGGAAGGAACATTAAGAACTCCAAAGTGGTCACCGCCTCACAGTTGAACACCTATGACCTGATGAACGCGGACAGGTTGATCCTGCTCGAGAGCGGCATGGAGATGATTGGCAACATTTTAAACAAACAGTAA